The Peribacillus simplex genome contains a region encoding:
- a CDS encoding alpha/beta fold hydrolase, with the protein MWERMFISTTRGKFEIFTQGKGEPVCITHLYSEFNELGYYFADTFVDQFKVYLINLKEAGNSCKAGIEEELSMKETSKDLEAIREALNYNKWCFAGHSTGGMLGLIYATMFPKSLTKLLVGGATATKKYMEHEGSIYSPRSPLNKKLKKIFAVLKSPDSTTEERRDANREWTNMSLYNKERWDDYFNKPSSGKVVQKRLDYYSFNDLPNYDIQNELNQVTIPTIVYCGRYDAQCPLVFSEEIKAGLKNSKLYIFEKSNHVPYLEEKEKFLQMVSDYKGLKTKTYS; encoded by the coding sequence ATGTGGGAGAGAATGTTTATAAGTACAACTCGTGGAAAGTTTGAGATCTTTACCCAAGGAAAAGGAGAACCAGTTTGTATTACCCATTTATATAGTGAGTTTAATGAATTAGGTTATTATTTCGCCGACACTTTTGTAGATCAATTCAAAGTTTATCTAATAAACTTAAAAGAAGCAGGAAACTCTTGCAAAGCAGGTATAGAAGAGGAATTAAGTATGAAAGAAACCTCTAAGGATTTAGAGGCTATTAGAGAAGCTTTAAATTATAATAAATGGTGCTTTGCAGGGCATTCAACTGGAGGAATGCTGGGTTTAATTTATGCAACAATGTTTCCAAAATCTCTGACAAAACTATTAGTTGGAGGAGCAACTGCTACTAAAAAATATATGGAACACGAAGGCAGTATTTATAGTCCTCGTAGTCCACTAAATAAAAAACTGAAAAAGATTTTTGCCGTACTAAAATCTCCTGACTCTACCACTGAAGAGCGAAGGGATGCTAACAGAGAATGGACTAATATGTCTTTATATAACAAAGAAAGATGGGATGATTATTTTAATAAACCGAGCAGTGGGAAAGTTGTACAAAAAAGGCTGGATTATTATTCCTTTAATGATTTGCCAAACTACGACATTCAAAATGAACTGAATCAGGTTACGATCCCGACCATTGTTTATTGTGGAAGGTATGATGCCCAATGTCCTCTTGTTTTTTCTGAAGAAATAAAGGCTGGTTTAAAAAATTCCAAACTTTATATTTTTGAAAAAAGTAATCACGTACCGTATTTAGAAGAGAAAGAAAAATTCCTTCAGATGGTTTCTGATTATAAAGGACTGAAAACGAAAACCTATTCTTAA
- a CDS encoding IS110 family transposase, whose product MEAMIERCAGLDVHQETVVACVLFGPLDKKPKTSIETFSTTTTGLLALSDWLAPLQVSDVVMESTGVYWKPIWNILEGSFHLVLANARHVKNVPGRKTDVKDAEWLAKLLRCGLIESNFVPPEDIRDLRDLTRYRKKLIHHRTSEQNRIHKILQDANIKLTSVLSDIFGVSGRRILEAILNGEKIETDGLRKMVDWRTKASITDIAHAINGRIRRHHRDMLRYHWEHMSYLEKAIEELEKQIDQLLSPYHKEVELLDGIPGVNKAAAATFIAEMGVDMSLFKSAKHLASWAGVSPGNYESAGKKNE is encoded by the coding sequence ATGGAAGCAATGATTGAACGGTGTGCTGGCCTAGATGTGCACCAAGAAACAGTAGTAGCCTGTGTATTATTTGGTCCATTAGATAAAAAACCAAAAACCTCTATTGAAACGTTTTCAACTACAACAACGGGACTCTTGGCTTTGAGTGATTGGCTCGCTCCCCTCCAGGTATCCGATGTTGTGATGGAAAGTACCGGAGTCTACTGGAAACCAATATGGAATATACTCGAAGGATCTTTTCACCTTGTTCTTGCCAATGCCAGGCATGTCAAAAATGTTCCAGGCCGTAAAACTGATGTAAAAGATGCCGAATGGCTTGCCAAGCTTCTAAGATGCGGACTTATTGAAAGCAATTTTGTCCCACCAGAGGATATTCGTGATTTACGTGATCTTACTCGTTATCGAAAAAAATTGATTCATCATCGCACATCAGAGCAGAATCGCATTCACAAAATTCTTCAAGATGCTAATATCAAGCTAACTTCCGTTCTATCAGACATTTTTGGTGTATCGGGACGCCGAATCCTTGAAGCGATTCTAAACGGTGAAAAAATAGAGACCGATGGTCTTCGAAAAATGGTGGATTGGCGAACAAAAGCAAGTATTACTGACATTGCCCATGCAATTAATGGTCGTATTCGCCGTCATCATCGTGATATGTTGCGTTACCATTGGGAGCATATGAGTTATTTAGAAAAAGCCATAGAAGAATTGGAAAAACAAATTGATCAACTCCTATCCCCATATCATAAGGAAGTAGAATTATTGGATGGTATACCTGGTGTGAACAAAGCTGCCGCAGCTACTTTTATTGCAGAGATGGGCGTGGATATGTCCTTATTTAAGTCGGCTAAACATCTTGCCTCTTGGGCTGGTGTGAGTCCTGGAAATTACGAAAGTGCTGGTAAAAAAAACGAGTAA
- a CDS encoding DUF1259 domain-containing protein — MASNDELICQKFARIIGGQEGFAGGKCVTTINRNEIKAKILGKRFRVTSSFSFESRDKTGQALCLGRVALLQSEVENFVALILKQGIIVSSIHNEWLFDDPNLIYVNIEAVDDPLVFAKKVRKALRN, encoded by the coding sequence ATGGCATCTAATGATGAATTAATTTGTCAAAAGTTTGCTAGGATTATCGGCGGCCAAGAAGGATTTGCGGGTGGAAAATGTGTGACAACCATAAATCGAAATGAAATAAAAGCAAAAATTTTAGGGAAACGCTTTAGAGTGACTTCTTCTTTCTCATTTGAATCAAGAGATAAGACTGGACAAGCATTGTGCCTAGGTAGGGTAGCACTCTTGCAAAGTGAAGTCGAGAATTTTGTTGCTTTGATTCTTAAACAAGGAATAATAGTTTCATCCATACACAATGAGTGGCTATTTGATGATCCGAATTTGATTTACGTTAATATCGAAGCTGTTGATGATCCATTAGTTTTTGCAAAGAAAGTCAGAAAAGCGTTAAGGAACTAA
- a CDS encoding serine hydrolase domain-containing protein produces MKIRSQITFASLALLITGSSLLYTSPTSIAKVEPTQNVSSSLQTSTQRDHNSVKQAMRDTLQLGFPGILAKTSEDGKTWGYAAGVANLSTKQPMKTDFRFRIGSVTKTFTATVVLQLAGENRLNLDDSIEKWLPGVIQGNGYDGKQITIRQILNHTSGIAEYSRSKDADFMDTKKSYTAEELVKMGISLPPDFVPGKGWSYSNTGYVLLGILIEKVTGNSYAEEIENRIIEPLELSDTFLPGNSSVIPGTKHARGYSQPDEASEIKDVTYYNPSAGSSAGDMISTADDLNKFFSSLLRGKLLKEQQLKQMLTTVPTGRAGIDGYGLGIYETKLPNGVSIWGHTGGILGFSTIAGGTLGGKHTLVVSLNSLGRDNSPNPFKNILLAEFSK; encoded by the coding sequence ATGAAAATACGTAGTCAAATTACATTTGCAAGTCTCGCCCTGTTGATAACTGGAAGTTCCCTGCTATACACATCGCCAACCTCAATTGCAAAAGTAGAGCCCACTCAAAATGTATCTAGTTCGTTACAAACAAGCACTCAACGAGATCATAATTCCGTCAAGCAAGCAATGCGGGATACATTGCAACTTGGATTCCCGGGGATACTTGCTAAAACTTCCGAGGATGGTAAAACGTGGGGTTATGCCGCTGGGGTAGCGAATCTGAGCACCAAGCAACCAATGAAAACAGATTTTCGCTTTCGCATTGGTAGCGTGACGAAGACGTTCACCGCAACGGTTGTACTTCAATTAGCTGGAGAGAACCGCTTGAATCTAGACGACTCCATCGAAAAATGGTTGCCTGGTGTCATTCAAGGAAACGGATATGATGGTAAACAGATTACCATCCGGCAGATATTGAACCATACAAGTGGTATCGCTGAATACTCAAGGTCAAAAGACGCTGATTTTATGGATACAAAAAAATCGTATACGGCTGAAGAACTAGTGAAGATGGGGATTTCTCTGCCCCCAGACTTTGTCCCAGGAAAGGGCTGGTCTTATTCAAACACAGGATACGTATTACTGGGTATTCTTATTGAAAAAGTAACCGGAAACAGCTACGCGGAAGAGATTGAAAATCGGATTATTGAACCGCTTGAATTGTCGGATACATTCCTACCTGGCAATTCAAGCGTTATTCCAGGCACCAAGCATGCTCGGGGATATTCCCAACCAGACGAAGCAAGTGAGATAAAAGACGTTACTTATTATAACCCAAGTGCAGGCAGCTCGGCTGGAGATATGATTTCTACTGCTGACGACTTAAATAAATTCTTCTCTTCCTTGCTCCGTGGCAAATTACTGAAGGAACAGCAACTAAAACAAATGCTTACTACAGTTCCTACAGGAAGAGCAGGAATTGATGGATATGGTCTTGGAATCTATGAAACTAAGCTTCCAAACGGTGTCTCGATATGGGGACACACAGGTGGCATTCTAGGGTTTTCCACTATTGCTGGAGGTACACTTGGAGGCAAGCATACATTGGTCGTCAGTTTGAACAGTTTGGGTAGAGATAACAGTCCTAATCCTTTTAAAAATATTTTACTTGCTGAATTTAGCAAGTAG
- a CDS encoding IS3 family transposase (programmed frameshift), translating to MTKYSLELKLKAVLVYLEGMDSFRTVANQFNISLTPLKQWVAHYKEHGIDGLMSTYTNYDISFKMDVLNYMNDFGVSSTHAAAVYNIASPSTITNWLKQLEEYGVDALETKKKGRPSMKKETEKKPVEGSLEALQAENERLRAENAYFKKVESLSSRKRSVRTQKAKVVHELRGDFNLKLLLSVANLARSTYYYWINAFGRQDKYEEIKPVIQEIFHTNKGRYGYRRITLELRNRGISMNHKTVLRLMKELGLKCLVRMKKYRSYKGKIGKVAPNILNRNFKATKPNQKWVTDVTEFHLHGEKLYLSPILDLFNGEIIAYNIESRPVYPLVSKMLDQAFMRLESKDSPVLHSDQGWHYQMKQYSHDLKRHNIIQSMSRKGNCLDNAVIENFFGLLKSELLYLQKFDSMEHFKKELEDYIHYYNHRRIKVKLKGMSPVDYRVHAFKVA from the exons ATGACAAAATATTCATTAGAGTTGAAATTAAAAGCTGTCCTTGTTTATTTAGAAGGAATGGACTCATTTAGAACTGTAGCCAATCAATTTAATATCAGTTTGACTCCTTTAAAGCAATGGGTGGCGCATTATAAAGAACATGGGATAGATGGGCTAATGTCTACCTATACAAATTATGATATTAGCTTTAAGATGGATGTACTAAACTATATGAACGATTTTGGAGTGTCTAGTACCCATGCAGCTGCTGTGTATAACATTGCTTCTCCTTCTACCATTACTAATTGGCTAAAGCAATTGGAGGAGTACGGAGTTGACGCTCTTGAAACGAAGAAAAAGGGGCGTCCATCCATGAAAAAAGAAACGGAGAAAAAACCAGTAGAAGGGTCATTAGAGGCGTTACAGGCTGAAAATGAAAGATTACGTGCAGAGAATGCATATT TTAAAAAAGTTGAGAGCCTTAGTTCAAGAAAGCGAAGCGTCCGAACGCAAAAAGCGAAAGTAGTACATGAGCTAAGGGGAGATTTTAATTTAAAGCTACTTCTGTCCGTCGCAAATCTGGCAAGGAGTACCTATTATTATTGGATAAACGCCTTCGGGCGTCAGGATAAATACGAAGAAATAAAGCCAGTTATTCAGGAGATATTTCATACGAATAAAGGGAGATATGGGTATCGACGCATTACATTGGAATTACGTAATAGAGGGATTTCAATGAACCATAAAACGGTCCTTCGATTGATGAAGGAGTTGGGACTAAAGTGTCTGGTCCGTATGAAGAAATACCGTTCATACAAAGGCAAGATTGGAAAGGTTGCGCCTAATATCCTCAATCGTAATTTTAAGGCAACAAAGCCAAATCAAAAATGGGTTACGGACGTAACTGAATTTCATTTACACGGTGAGAAGTTGTATTTATCGCCCATTCTAGATTTATTTAATGGAGAGATCATTGCTTACAATATCGAATCACGTCCTGTTTATCCCTTAGTCTCCAAGATGCTAGACCAAGCCTTTATGCGATTGGAATCGAAAGATTCCCCCGTTCTCCATTCAGATCAGGGCTGGCATTACCAGATGAAACAATACTCACATGATTTGAAAAGACATAACATTATACAAAGCATGTCCCGCAAAGGAAATTGTTTAGACAATGCCGTCATAGAAAACTTCTTTGGCTTACTGAAATCGGAATTACTTTATTTACAGAAGTTCGACAGCATGGAGCATTTCAAAAAAGAACTGGAAGATTATATCCATTATTACAATCACCGACGAATCAAAGTAAAACTAAAAGGCATGAGCCCAGTAGATTACCGGGTTCATGCCTTCAAGGTTGCCTAA